In Zea mays cultivar B73 chromosome 7, Zm-B73-REFERENCE-NAM-5.0, whole genome shotgun sequence, the following proteins share a genomic window:
- the LOC100284909 gene encoding Probable folate-biopterin transporter 8, chloroplastic, producing the protein MLCLSLCAPHLHLHLPRSPTARPAAATCRNARCIGVTLCLRMPTTPEERRQKRGLAQFLDLSAAPTLTPPAPTPVHLTPAAKRRGALREMRRVWWVCGVGYWVQGFRCFPWLALNFHLTRGMGLSPAGLQLLQNAGSLPLVAKPLFGVLSDAVYIGRAHRIPYISLGVWLQLIAWGVLATIPVTGDAFPTLMACILIGNLGASVTEVVSDAVVTEFSRTQKAGVLQSYAFVALAAGSLLGNLSGGYILLKTQEPKIMFTAFSVLLGFQLALSLSTKETLPSSRGNSRNRLVKSSLAANFRKQFSNLMTAIREERILYPLAWIMTSFAVVPVLSGTMFCFQTQYLNLDPSVIGLSKVVGQVMVLSLTVLYNRYLKRIPLRCLTTGLQILYALAVLSDLILVKQVNLVLGIPNEIHVLCFSALAEALAQFKVLPFSVLLSSLCPPGCEGSLFAFFTSGLVLSAILSGVFGVGLSTLIGVSSVDYSSLPLGILLQSLAALLPLGWISFVPEKWTADDTVVIKR; encoded by the exons ATGCTCTGCCTCTCGCTGTGCGCACCGCACCTTCACCTCCACCTCCCCCGCAGCCCGACCGCACGACCCGCCGCCGCCACGTGCAGGAACGCGCGCTGCATCGGCGTCACGCTATGCCTCCGGATGCCGACGACACCGGAGGAACGGCGGCAGAAGCGCGGGCTGGCCCAGTTCCTGGACTTATCGGCCGCGCCGACACTCACGCCACCCGCGCCCACGCCCGTGCATCTCACGCCCGCGGCCAAACGGCGCGGGGCGCTGCGGGAGATGCGCCGGGTGTGGTGGGTGTGCGGGGTCGGGTACTGGGTGCAGGGGTTCCGCTGCTTCCCGTGGCTGGCACTCAACTTCCACCTCACGCGCGGCATGGGGCTCAGCCCCGCCGGCCTGCAACTCCTGCAGAACGCTGGGAGCCTCCCGCTCGTCGCCAAGCCGCTCTTCGGGGTCCTCTCCGATGCCGTCTACATCGGCCGCGCCCACCGCATACCCTACATCTCCCTTGGAG TGTGGCTGCAGCTCATTGCTTGGGGAGTACTTGCAACCATTCCAGTTACAGGGGATGCGTTTCCAACTCTAATGGCATGCATTCTCATTGGAAATCTAGGAGCATCTGTCACAGAAGTCGTAAGTGATGCTGTTGTCACGGAGTTCAGTAGGACACAGAAGGCTGGTGTACTACAGTCATATGCATTCGTAGCCCTGGCTGCAGGATCCTTGCTGGGGAACTTGTCTGGTGGTTACATTCTGCTTAAAACACAGGAACCAAAGATCATGTTCACAGCATTCTCAGTCCTTCTTGGCTTCCAGCTAGCACTGTCCCTAAGTACAAAAGAGACATTGCCAAGCTCTCGAGGAAACTCCAGAAATCGTCTTGTCAAAAGCTCTTTGGCAGCTAACTTCCGCAAGCAATTCTCAAACTTGATGACAGCGATCAGAGAGGAAAGGATCTTATACCCTCTTGCATGGATCATGACATCCTTTGCTGTTGTGCCTGTTCTTTCTGGAACCATGTTCTGCTTTCAAACACAGTATTTGAATCTCGATCCATCGGTTATTGGTCTATCGAAAGTTGTGGGACAGGTCATGGTCTTATCACTAACTGTACTCTACAATCGATATCTTAAAAGGATACCACTGAGGTGCCTTACCACAGGACTTCAGATACTATATGCTCTGGCAGTTTTGTCAGATTTGATCCTTGTGAAACAAGTAAACCTTGTGCTAGGGATACCGAACGAGATTCATGTTCTTTGCTTCTCAGCTCTAGCTGAAGCTCTAGCTCAGTTCAAGGTATTGCCATTCTCGGTTTTGTTGTCAAGTCTCTGCCCACCAGGCTGTGAAGGTTCTTTGTTCGCCTTCTTCACATCTGGACTGGTGCTTTCAGCAATACTTAGTGGAGTATTCGGAGTTGGATTGTCCACCCTGATCGGTGTGTCTTCTGTGGACTACTCCAGCTTGCCTTTGGGTATTTTGCTGCAAAGTTTGGCTGCATTGCTACCGTTGGGATGGATATCCTTTGTGCCTGAGAAATGGACTGCCGATGACACGGTTGTAATAAAAAGATGA